One window of the Megalops cyprinoides isolate fMegCyp1 chromosome 2, fMegCyp1.pri, whole genome shotgun sequence genome contains the following:
- the sh3kbp1 gene encoding SH3 domain-containing kinase-binding protein 1 isoform X2, giving the protein MVEAIVEYDYKAQHDDELTITVGDIISNIRKDEGGWWEGEVDGRRGLFPDNFVREIRKEVKKDPAQTAQATQTGGSKTDLSNGSASPGSESSLRPAKKGEAIRKRRCRAAFSYIPQNEDELELKIGDIIEILSEVEEGWWEGSLNGKRGVFPSNFTKELLGDPGDSLTPQDEVRSTRTSVKDSTGSESDGGDSSSTRSDAGSVTSGGEIQPKKVRGFGFGDIFKDCPIKLRPRSMDIDSEMEKQQQQQQQQAVKKPPVLSAAPETMKAEPDSKVKAKEYCKVIFPYEAQNEDELSIKEGEIVAIISKECADAGWWLGELNGRQGVFPDNFVKLLVPDVEKERPKKPPPPAAPTAKQNAEKKPDAKKVPPERPESLPQRGEEKAGEEVKAADIPKPALPAVPPKKPLPPKTTNSLGRPSSFTPKRPERPERPAGPTVPCEAPKWEGGGSALEKGSSDRPHDIDVEDFDSIVSSTEKLNHPTASRPRVTDRRPRSQVFTSSSLSSPDLLDSPSPEEEKRERGKEELDSLPPKAGDGNKKAPEKSPLPPKPVVPPSSSSASAPSTLSSLLPTPLAAALRPPSPSAPDSKPKSDPGPQGPLTMEELRAQLRDLRGSIELMKNQHKKEIKQLMNELDEEKRIRLSLQMEVEHIKKVLSK; this is encoded by the exons gaaaTCAGGAAAGAGGTGAAGAAGGACCCCGCCCAGACGGCCCAGGCCACCCAGACCGGCGGCTCCAAGACGGACCTCTCAAACGGCAGCGCCAGCCCCGGGTCTGAGTCCAGCCTCCGGCCCGCCAAGAAAG gtgAAGCCATCAGAAAGCGGCGATGTCGAGCAGCGTTCAGCTATATTCCGCAGAACGAGGACGAGCTGGAGCTGAAGATCGGGGACATCATCGAGATCCTTTCAGAG gtggaGGAGGGCTGGTGGGAGGGCTCTCTCAATGGGAAAAGGGGAGTGTTTCCCTCCAACTTCACCAAGGAGCTGCTGGGAGATCCGGGGGACTCGCTCACACCCCAGGATGAAGTCCGCAGCACCAGGACCA GTGTGAAGGACAGCACTGGCTCGGAGAGCGACGGGGGCGACTCCAGCAGCACGAGGTCAGACGCGGGCAGCGTGACGTCCGGCGGCGAAATCCAGCCCAAGAAGGTGCGGGGCTTCGGCTTCGGCGACATCTTCAAGGACTGCCCCATCAAGCTCCGCCCACGCTCCATGGACATCGACAGTGAGATGGAGAAG cagcagcagcagcagcagcagcaggcagtgaAGAAGCCACCTGTGCTCTCCGCAGCCCCTGAAACCATGAAGGCGGAGCCTGACAGCAAGGTCAAAG CAAAGGAGTATTGTAAAGTTATATTTCCTTATGAAGCACAAAATGAGGATGAGCTGTCCATCAAAGAAGGGGAGATTGTGGCCATTATCAGCAAG GAGTGTGCGGATGCCGGCTGGTGGCTCGGGGAGCTGAACGGCAGGCAGGGCGTTTTCCCGGATAACTTCGTCAAACTGCTCGTCCCGGAtgtggagaaggag AGACCTAagaaacccccacccccagccgcACCCACCGCAAAGCAGAACGCAG AGAAAAAGCCAGACGCTAAAAAGGTCCCGCCAGAACGGCCTGAGTCGCTAccccagagaggagaggagaaag CGGGGGAGGAGGTAAAGGCTGCAGACATCCCAAAGCCAGCTCTCCCTGCCGTTCCCCCAaagaagcccctccccccaaaaacgACCAACTCCCTGGGCCGGccctcctccttcacccccAAGCGGCCGGAGAGACCAGAGAGACCTGCGGGCCCCACTGTGCC GTGCGAGGCCCCTAAGTGGGAAGGCGGGGGTTCGGCGCTGGAGAAGGGGTCCTCGGACAGGCCCCATGATATCG ACGTCGAGGACTTCGACTCCATCGTGTCGTCCACGGAGAAGCTGAACCACCCGACGGCATCGCGGCCCCGGGTGACGGACAGGCGTCCTCGCTCACAGGTCTTCACGTCT tcctctctctccagccctgATCTCCTGGACTCTCCCAGCccggaggaggagaagagagagagggggaaggaggagctggactCACTCCCTCCCAAAGCTGGCGACGGCAATAAGAAG GCTCCTGAAAAGTCTCCGCTGCCCCCCAAGCCTGTGGTGCCCCCCTCGTCTTCCAGTGCCAGcgccccctccaccctctcctcgCTGCTGCCCACCCCCCTGGCAGCTGCCCTGcgccccccctcaccctccgcCCCGGACAGCAAGCCAAAGAGCGACCCGGGCCCCCAGGGGCCCCTCACCATGGAGGAGCTGAGAGCACAGCTGAGGGACCTGAGAGGAAGCATTGAGCTGATGAAGAACCAGCACAA AAAAGAGATTAAGCAGTTGATGAATGAGCTGGATGAGGAGAAGAGAATCCGTCTGTCACTACAG ATGGAGGTGGAGCACATAAAGAAAGTCCTGTCCAAATGA
- the sh3kbp1 gene encoding SH3 domain-containing kinase-binding protein 1 isoform X1, with the protein MVEAIVEYDYKAQHDDELTITVGDIISNIRKDEGGWWEGEVDGRRGLFPDNFVREIRKEVKKDPAQTAQATQTGGSKTDLSNGSASPGSESSLRPAKKGEAIRKRRCRAAFSYIPQNEDELELKIGDIIEILSEVEEGWWEGSLNGKRGVFPSNFTKELLGDPGDSLTPQDEVRSTRTSVKDSTGSESDGGDSSSTRSDAGSVTSGGEIQPKKVRGFGFGDIFKDCPIKLRPRSMDIDSEMEKQQQQQQQQQQAVKKPPVLSAAPETMKAEPDSKVKAKEYCKVIFPYEAQNEDELSIKEGEIVAIISKECADAGWWLGELNGRQGVFPDNFVKLLVPDVEKERPKKPPPPAAPTAKQNAEKKPDAKKVPPERPESLPQRGEEKAGEEVKAADIPKPALPAVPPKKPLPPKTTNSLGRPSSFTPKRPERPERPAGPTVPCEAPKWEGGGSALEKGSSDRPHDIDVEDFDSIVSSTEKLNHPTASRPRVTDRRPRSQVFTSSSLSSPDLLDSPSPEEEKRERGKEELDSLPPKAGDGNKKAPEKSPLPPKPVVPPSSSSASAPSTLSSLLPTPLAAALRPPSPSAPDSKPKSDPGPQGPLTMEELRAQLRDLRGSIELMKNQHKKEIKQLMNELDEEKRIRLSLQMEVEHIKKVLSK; encoded by the exons gaaaTCAGGAAAGAGGTGAAGAAGGACCCCGCCCAGACGGCCCAGGCCACCCAGACCGGCGGCTCCAAGACGGACCTCTCAAACGGCAGCGCCAGCCCCGGGTCTGAGTCCAGCCTCCGGCCCGCCAAGAAAG gtgAAGCCATCAGAAAGCGGCGATGTCGAGCAGCGTTCAGCTATATTCCGCAGAACGAGGACGAGCTGGAGCTGAAGATCGGGGACATCATCGAGATCCTTTCAGAG gtggaGGAGGGCTGGTGGGAGGGCTCTCTCAATGGGAAAAGGGGAGTGTTTCCCTCCAACTTCACCAAGGAGCTGCTGGGAGATCCGGGGGACTCGCTCACACCCCAGGATGAAGTCCGCAGCACCAGGACCA GTGTGAAGGACAGCACTGGCTCGGAGAGCGACGGGGGCGACTCCAGCAGCACGAGGTCAGACGCGGGCAGCGTGACGTCCGGCGGCGAAATCCAGCCCAAGAAGGTGCGGGGCTTCGGCTTCGGCGACATCTTCAAGGACTGCCCCATCAAGCTCCGCCCACGCTCCATGGACATCGACAGTGAGATGGAGAAG cagcagcagcagcagcagcagcagcagcaggcagtgaAGAAGCCACCTGTGCTCTCCGCAGCCCCTGAAACCATGAAGGCGGAGCCTGACAGCAAGGTCAAAG CAAAGGAGTATTGTAAAGTTATATTTCCTTATGAAGCACAAAATGAGGATGAGCTGTCCATCAAAGAAGGGGAGATTGTGGCCATTATCAGCAAG GAGTGTGCGGATGCCGGCTGGTGGCTCGGGGAGCTGAACGGCAGGCAGGGCGTTTTCCCGGATAACTTCGTCAAACTGCTCGTCCCGGAtgtggagaaggag AGACCTAagaaacccccacccccagccgcACCCACCGCAAAGCAGAACGCAG AGAAAAAGCCAGACGCTAAAAAGGTCCCGCCAGAACGGCCTGAGTCGCTAccccagagaggagaggagaaag CGGGGGAGGAGGTAAAGGCTGCAGACATCCCAAAGCCAGCTCTCCCTGCCGTTCCCCCAaagaagcccctccccccaaaaacgACCAACTCCCTGGGCCGGccctcctccttcacccccAAGCGGCCGGAGAGACCAGAGAGACCTGCGGGCCCCACTGTGCC GTGCGAGGCCCCTAAGTGGGAAGGCGGGGGTTCGGCGCTGGAGAAGGGGTCCTCGGACAGGCCCCATGATATCG ACGTCGAGGACTTCGACTCCATCGTGTCGTCCACGGAGAAGCTGAACCACCCGACGGCATCGCGGCCCCGGGTGACGGACAGGCGTCCTCGCTCACAGGTCTTCACGTCT tcctctctctccagccctgATCTCCTGGACTCTCCCAGCccggaggaggagaagagagagagggggaaggaggagctggactCACTCCCTCCCAAAGCTGGCGACGGCAATAAGAAG GCTCCTGAAAAGTCTCCGCTGCCCCCCAAGCCTGTGGTGCCCCCCTCGTCTTCCAGTGCCAGcgccccctccaccctctcctcgCTGCTGCCCACCCCCCTGGCAGCTGCCCTGcgccccccctcaccctccgcCCCGGACAGCAAGCCAAAGAGCGACCCGGGCCCCCAGGGGCCCCTCACCATGGAGGAGCTGAGAGCACAGCTGAGGGACCTGAGAGGAAGCATTGAGCTGATGAAGAACCAGCACAA AAAAGAGATTAAGCAGTTGATGAATGAGCTGGATGAGGAGAAGAGAATCCGTCTGTCACTACAG ATGGAGGTGGAGCACATAAAGAAAGTCCTGTCCAAATGA
- the sh3kbp1 gene encoding SH3 domain-containing kinase-binding protein 1 isoform X3, with amino-acid sequence MVEAIVEYDYKAQHDDELTITVGDIISNIRKDEGGWWEGEVDGRRGLFPDNFVREIRKEVKKDPAQTAQATQTGGSKTDLSNGSASPGSESSLRPAKKGEAIRKRRCRAAFSYIPQNEDELELKIGDIIEILSEVEEGWWEGSLNGKRGVFPSNFTKELLGDPGDSLTPQDEVRSTRTSVKDSTGSESDGGDSSSTRSDAGSVTSGGEIQPKKVRGFGFGDIFKDCPIKLRPRSMDIDSEMEKQQQQQQQAVKKPPVLSAAPETMKAEPDSKVKAKEYCKVIFPYEAQNEDELSIKEGEIVAIISKECADAGWWLGELNGRQGVFPDNFVKLLVPDVEKERPKKPPPPAAPTAKQNAEKKPDAKKVPPERPESLPQRGEEKAGEEVKAADIPKPALPAVPPKKPLPPKTTNSLGRPSSFTPKRPERPERPAGPTVPCEAPKWEGGGSALEKGSSDRPHDIDVEDFDSIVSSTEKLNHPTASRPRVTDRRPRSQVFTSSSLSSPDLLDSPSPEEEKRERGKEELDSLPPKAGDGNKKAPEKSPLPPKPVVPPSSSSASAPSTLSSLLPTPLAAALRPPSPSAPDSKPKSDPGPQGPLTMEELRAQLRDLRGSIELMKNQHKKEIKQLMNELDEEKRIRLSLQMEVEHIKKVLSK; translated from the exons gaaaTCAGGAAAGAGGTGAAGAAGGACCCCGCCCAGACGGCCCAGGCCACCCAGACCGGCGGCTCCAAGACGGACCTCTCAAACGGCAGCGCCAGCCCCGGGTCTGAGTCCAGCCTCCGGCCCGCCAAGAAAG gtgAAGCCATCAGAAAGCGGCGATGTCGAGCAGCGTTCAGCTATATTCCGCAGAACGAGGACGAGCTGGAGCTGAAGATCGGGGACATCATCGAGATCCTTTCAGAG gtggaGGAGGGCTGGTGGGAGGGCTCTCTCAATGGGAAAAGGGGAGTGTTTCCCTCCAACTTCACCAAGGAGCTGCTGGGAGATCCGGGGGACTCGCTCACACCCCAGGATGAAGTCCGCAGCACCAGGACCA GTGTGAAGGACAGCACTGGCTCGGAGAGCGACGGGGGCGACTCCAGCAGCACGAGGTCAGACGCGGGCAGCGTGACGTCCGGCGGCGAAATCCAGCCCAAGAAGGTGCGGGGCTTCGGCTTCGGCGACATCTTCAAGGACTGCCCCATCAAGCTCCGCCCACGCTCCATGGACATCGACAGTGAGATGGAGAAG cagcagcagcagcagcagcaggcagtgaAGAAGCCACCTGTGCTCTCCGCAGCCCCTGAAACCATGAAGGCGGAGCCTGACAGCAAGGTCAAAG CAAAGGAGTATTGTAAAGTTATATTTCCTTATGAAGCACAAAATGAGGATGAGCTGTCCATCAAAGAAGGGGAGATTGTGGCCATTATCAGCAAG GAGTGTGCGGATGCCGGCTGGTGGCTCGGGGAGCTGAACGGCAGGCAGGGCGTTTTCCCGGATAACTTCGTCAAACTGCTCGTCCCGGAtgtggagaaggag AGACCTAagaaacccccacccccagccgcACCCACCGCAAAGCAGAACGCAG AGAAAAAGCCAGACGCTAAAAAGGTCCCGCCAGAACGGCCTGAGTCGCTAccccagagaggagaggagaaag CGGGGGAGGAGGTAAAGGCTGCAGACATCCCAAAGCCAGCTCTCCCTGCCGTTCCCCCAaagaagcccctccccccaaaaacgACCAACTCCCTGGGCCGGccctcctccttcacccccAAGCGGCCGGAGAGACCAGAGAGACCTGCGGGCCCCACTGTGCC GTGCGAGGCCCCTAAGTGGGAAGGCGGGGGTTCGGCGCTGGAGAAGGGGTCCTCGGACAGGCCCCATGATATCG ACGTCGAGGACTTCGACTCCATCGTGTCGTCCACGGAGAAGCTGAACCACCCGACGGCATCGCGGCCCCGGGTGACGGACAGGCGTCCTCGCTCACAGGTCTTCACGTCT tcctctctctccagccctgATCTCCTGGACTCTCCCAGCccggaggaggagaagagagagagggggaaggaggagctggactCACTCCCTCCCAAAGCTGGCGACGGCAATAAGAAG GCTCCTGAAAAGTCTCCGCTGCCCCCCAAGCCTGTGGTGCCCCCCTCGTCTTCCAGTGCCAGcgccccctccaccctctcctcgCTGCTGCCCACCCCCCTGGCAGCTGCCCTGcgccccccctcaccctccgcCCCGGACAGCAAGCCAAAGAGCGACCCGGGCCCCCAGGGGCCCCTCACCATGGAGGAGCTGAGAGCACAGCTGAGGGACCTGAGAGGAAGCATTGAGCTGATGAAGAACCAGCACAA AAAAGAGATTAAGCAGTTGATGAATGAGCTGGATGAGGAGAAGAGAATCCGTCTGTCACTACAG ATGGAGGTGGAGCACATAAAGAAAGTCCTGTCCAAATGA